A genomic window from Triticum urartu cultivar G1812 chromosome 7, Tu2.1, whole genome shotgun sequence includes:
- the LOC125521856 gene encoding 7-deoxyloganetin glucosyltransferase-like, which yields MATGERPHAVMIPYPAQGHITPMMKLAKLLHARGFHVTFVNNEFNHRRLLRSQSADALRGLPAFQFAAIADGLPPSDREATQDIAELCYSTMTTCLPRFKELIVKLNEEVETSGGALPPVTCVVADSTMSFALAAARELGLRCATLWTASACGFMSYCHYKDLLDRGLFPLKEEAQLSNGYLDTIIDWIPSMPKDLRLRDLPSFVRTTDPDDIMFNFFVHETAAMSQASGVVINTWDELDAPLLDAMSKLLPPVYTVGPLHLTVRNNVSKESPLADIGSNLWKEQDAPLRWLDGQPPHSVLYVNFGSITVMSKEHLLEFAWGLANTGYAFLWNVRPDLVKGDDEAALPPEFFAATEGRSMLSTWCPQEKVLEHEAVGLFLTHSGWNSSLEGICGGVPMVCWPFFAEQQTNCRYKCTEWGIGMEIGEDVRRTEVEAMIREAMAGAKGREMRRRVQELRDSALASARCDGRSMRNVDRLIHEVLLA from the exons ATGGCGACGGGTGAGAGGCCGCACGCCGTGATGATTCCGTACCCGGCGCAGGGCCACATCACGCCGATGATGAAGCTGGCCAAGCTGCTCCACGCCAGGGGCTTCCACGTCACCTTCGTCAACAACGAGTTCAACCACCGCCGCCTGCTGCGCTCCCAGTCCGCCGACGCGCTACGTGGCCTGCCCGCGTTCCAGTTCGCCGCCATCGCCGACGGCCTTCCGCCGTCCGACCGTGAGGCCACGCAGGACATCGCTGAGTTGTGCTACTCTACAATGACCACCTGCCTCCCCAGGTTCAAGGAGCTCATCGTCAAGCTCAACGAGGAGGTCGAGACCTCCGGCGGCGCACTGCCGCCTGTCACCTGCGTGGTGGCCGATAGCACCATGAGCTTCGCTCTTGCCGCCGCGCGGGAACTCGGCCTCCGCTGCGCCACACTCTGGACCGCCAGCGCCTGTGGTTTCATGAGCTACTGCCACTATAAGGATCTACTCGATCGTGGGCTCTTCCCTCTCAAAG AAGAGGCACAGTTGAGCAACGGATACTTGGACACGATCATAGACTGGATACCGTCGATGCCTAAAGACCTGCGGCTGCGTGACCTCCCTAGCTTCGTGCGCACCACGGACCCCGATGACATCATGTTCAACTTCTTCGTCCACGAGACGGCCGCCATGTCGCAGGCGTCGGGGGTGGTGATCAACACCTGGGACGAGCTCGACGCGCCCCTGCTCGATGCCATGTCCAAGCTCCTGCCGCCCGTCTACACGGTGGGGCCACTCCATCTCACGGTCCGCAACAATGTCTCGAAGGAGAGCCCCCTCGCCGACATCGGGTCCAACTTGTGGAAGGAGCAGGACGCGCCCCTTCGGTGGCTCGACGGCCAACCGCCGCACTCCGTGTTGTATGTAAATTTTGGGAGCATCACGGTGATGTCCAAGGAGCATTTGTTGGAGTTCGCATGGGGGTTAGCCAACACCGGCTACGCCTTCCTGTGGAACGTTCGGCCTGACCTCGTCAAGGGCGACGACGAGGCCGCACTACCGCCAGAGTTTTTCGCGGCGACCGAGGGGCGGAGCATGCTCTCGACATGGTGCCCGCAGGAGAAGGTGCTGGAGCACGAGGCCGTAGGGCTCTTCCTCACGCACTCTGGGTGGAACTCGTCGCTGGAGGGCATATGCGGCGGCGTTCCGATGGTGTGTTGGCCCTTCTTTGCGGAGCAGCAGACCAACTGCCGCTACAAGTGCACGGAGTGGGGCATCGGGATGGAGATTGGGGAAGACGTGAGGAGGACCGAGGTGGAGGCCATGATACGGGAGGCCATGGCGGGGGCGAAGGGGCGAGAGATGCGACGGCGTGTGCAAGAGCTCCGGGATAGCGCCCTGGCCTCCGCACGGTGTGATGGAAGGTCCATGCGCAATGTTGATAGGCTCATCCATGAGGTGCTGCTGGCTTGA